Sequence from the Botrytis cinerea B05.10 chromosome 12, complete sequence genome:
GGAAGTATTTCTAATCGAAAATAAACATTTTGGACTTGAGGTCTAGTCATCATGTCCCAATTTTGTGATACTCAAGACTAGACATGCTTTGTCAAAATCTATATGCAAATTGAACAACAATTTCACCCCTGAACCATAAAGAGAATCATTCTTAATAAATCTCCTGGTTATGTAAATCCACCTCTtaacatcatccatcatacaTGCCTACCACATCCCACGTATTGCCATCCAAGTATCAAGGTCAGTAGGCCATTGTTGATGCATTCTCAACCACGGATTATTCTGTCCGCGCAAATAGTTCCAGccatatttataattctctCCCGTCCGATGTGCACTTTGCCAAAAACTATCGTATTCTTGTCGGAATCTCTGCATCATTCGTCAGCCACTGATAACTCTATGCACAAGAGGAGACATGCGTTAGGACCGCTGTGATTCCaatctttgaatttggaaggATCAATTCGTCGACCCCGATGATATGTCTTGTAAATTTTGTTATATTCATCCAGAGTTAAACGTGGATATTCCCATGCATGATTTCCGATTCCATAACCGTTCCAATCTTGAGCTTGTTCCCATTCAACATATTTCCGTGTATGTGGATcatatcttttgaaatctCTCGAGAATGCTCCGGTCACTTcttgtttatgtttatgttcaTCGTGGTATGAATCCCTGATGGAGAGTCAGCTAGATCGAATATAATGTCTTTGCCACAAAAATTACCAATTTTGCCATCGATCGGGACTAATTCTGCTTCCTTGTTTCCCGACGAAGATATCTGGTCCCTTATTCGTCACAACGTTATTGAGTCTTCCCAGAAATCCTCGATGACCACGACCTTTGGGACCATCTTTGGGCCAAATGAATTgtagattcttcttcttttctggcATGGTGGAATTAAGAAGTGATTTCTGATCTATAAACCAACTAGATGAATGTAAGAAAAGTATGGACAAGACATCAAAGACCATCATCGCATAATGACTACATATACAGGTTGCTAGACATGGGTTTGACTTGGTTGGACTGAACACTCTCGAAGCTTGCTCGTTGAACTGTTGTCAAATTTATAAGGCTCACTTGACCAGTATAACAGAGCATAGCAAATTGAATAGTTTGTGAGGGTTTACCAGCAATTGGAATCATAGCCTCTATTTTCCCCGCCCTAGAAAGGAGTCACATTTGGTCATGTTCATGACAGCAATGTCTGCACAGTTCATTGCTTGTTCTGCAAAcactatatatatagaaaggCAATCTTAGAAGGTGGAGAGAACTGGTCGTAGTTTCACAAGGATTGAGATGGACAAAGCGAACAGCAGATCTAGTAGTTTCATGAATAGACAAGCAGCAAACTTCTGCTATGCCATCTTGTCATACCTTTCACTAGAGAGTATGAGTAATATCTGCATGCTGTCTTGTACCACTTGGTACAGTAAATCAAAATGCAAAAGTTTgaactatttcaaaatatcatggTAATTTTGTTGACAGTCAACGTCagagaataaaaattattgaGTGAGACTCAAGATGTTGAGGTCAATCGAAGCACGTGAGAAACAAACGGGCTGGCAAATTTGTGGAGCAGAACGCGGTTGGGGTCGGGGTCGGCAACACATCGCGTCTACCATTACAAAGGACAAGAAACTTTAGATGAAAGTAAACATCACAATCAACAACCTGTTTCTTATGAGATTCTCCTTGGATTCTAATCGATCTAGCTCAACCACTCCCAAAGACTTTAGATGGAGAAATAGGGGACCAAATACTTGGAGAACAAATCGACTCAAGCTTTATATCAATACACCGGGAATTGGGGAGTTCAGGGATCCTGCTGCGCGTCAAATCTCAAACCATCTGCGATATTCACCCCTTGAGGAGGGAAGAGCTTGCCATTAAAGCTAGTTAATACCTGGCGTTCTTGATTCCGAAGTGCTGCCAATATTACAAGGCGAATTGAGCAATTAGAAAACCACTTTTCTCAGCGATTACCCACCGTTTGACAACGCATCGAAGTCGCGAAACGAAATATCAGCTTGGGTTCATTGGCGTTAGTTAAGGGGATTTGATTGAGTTATTTGCATTTCTACAAGGCTAGAGTGAGGTTCTGAGGCTTAAGATCGATCAGTATTCCAGCATTCACCACGAGGACCTGGATTTGATCACATACAACAATTAGCCGACATAGACCGATCCCCCCTCGTCTACATGGTGTGCGCTCTATTCGAAATGACCTGAACTGGAAGTGAAGCCTAGGCACACCGTCTTGATCGCATATTCAACTAGCGCAAGGTACGAGTTCAATAGCAGAATCTCGAGACTCGGAGCGCAATCAACTCAGACTCGAATTCGTTGGGAAGTGAGGAGGAGACGGAGAGGAACAGAGCAGTATTAGTCTGTTTATCTTGCCGCAACAATGCCAACAATCAATGTCTTACCAACCTCTGCTGCTGAATTGCAGGAAATCGCAGACATCCTTGCGAAATCAAGGAAGGTTGTAGTTGTGACAGGAGCTGGAATCAGTACGAATGTCGGAATACCTGTATGTGGATTGGAACCTGAATTACCCTTTGGACTCCTGCTAACCCAGCAAATAGGACTTTCGTTCCGAACATGGACTCTATTCCATGATACAAGCCCAATATGATGCTGCACTGGAGAATCCGCCTTGGGAAATTAATGattatgatattgatgatcgaccgaagaagaaaagacgTGTCACGGAGCGCTATTATTATGAACTTGTGACGGCTGATGGTGTAAGGGTAGAGCTGCCACCGGAAGAATCATCTGAATTGCCCTCTCAGCAACCCTCCGAGCAGTCCTCCGAGCAGTCTTCTCAGCAGTGTTCTCAATCGCCGTCAAAAGAACCTTCAGCGCAACCAGAAACACCTGCTCTAGCTCCATCGAGAAGGAGTTCTCGTAGGCATATCCCTTTGGTACGGGATAATCTCAAAAATGAATCCCAGCGATCGAGCCTGGTGACGGCGACTATAGATTCTAATGCCTCGTCCACAAAcgataattcaataaataaatcagCAATATTACCCCCGAAGCGTCAAACTCGAAATGCTTCTTCGGTGCAGGATAATCCTATCAAAGAATCTCCGAAACCAAGTTCGCAGGGTCAACCTGCTCATAATCTGCATGATTCTCTCTCGCAGGCTACTCCTATCAGCAAATCACACATGTTGCCCCCGAAAAGGCAAGCTTCCAGGTCTCGAACCTCTCTTCTAGCACAAGATGGTATCAAGATTGAATCGCCGAAACCAAACATCAAGGGCAAGTCTTCCAAACTTCGGGCCATTCGCGCCTGTGATAGATGTCGAGTTCGAAAGATAAAGTGTGGTGATATTCGACCAAGCTGTGAACCATGTGCCAAATCCAAAGTTGAATGTATTACCACTGAGAACCCCAGTCGACGAGTGTCTCAAATCGAAGATACTAAATTACATGGAGAGCTAAATCCTTcaatggagatggagctCGATTCGGAAGGGTCCAATACTGAAGAAAATGCTTCACAACAATTGCTTCAAGAATCGAGTGAATATTCATCTCAATATTCATCGGAAAATTCTCGGTTGCCCCAAGACTTGGAGTCAATTGacaataataaacaaaaacGAACTCGACGTTCACTCCGAATAAGCTCTCCCTTACCTAtagcaaaagaagaaagctccAACGCAACAAGAATTTCTTCCGATTCTTCCTTATCAAATTCGCTGCGACGTGAGAGTAGTCTTCGGTCAACAATTCAAGCCTCAACCACCAACCAggaatctattcattcacAATCACGAACACTTCAAAGGTCCTCATCACTTATACCTTCTGTCGCCAgttcaattattgaaagcAAGACTTCACGACAATCAATGAGATCGCGAGCTGATAGTTTACCTCCACCACTGACAGAACAATCCTCTTCACTTCCCAGAAAAACCTCTCGAAGAAACACACCTGCACTTGAACTTTCCAACAGCAAGCTCTCTTCAACCACAAATACTGAAAGTGTATCTACAACTAGCAGCGCCACGCCTTCAGTTTCATCGAGTGATTGtagcagcaacaacaataacaacaacaacagcaaacGAAATTTGTTGAGTGAAGTCAGTTCTGTCACAACTGCTTCCGAATTTGAAGAACCTCCTTCACAATCGTCTCAATCATCTTCACGTACATTACCAAATCTCAAAGGAAAGGATCTATTTGACTCAGTCATTTGGTCCGACCCTTTCTCAACTTCCATATTTTACATGttcatttccaattttcGTCGCAGGATTTATAACGATGTCAAgtctaccaccaccacccaccaatTTATCCGCTCTCTCAGAGACAACGGTCGCCTCGTCCGGAATTACACACAAAATATCGATTGCCTCGAAGAACGCGAAGGACTCACTACGGATCTCGAACTTGGCGCGGGTGATCGCACGCGTTTTCAAACCAAAATCCAAGGGAAATCACTCACAGCTGGAACAGATGAacgaggaggaaaagaaaccccTCCTGCAACTGGAGTAGAGTGCGTTTTGCTACACGGGTCACTTCGTAAATTGCGATGTGGTGTATGCTCGAAGCTTACTAGTTGGGATGAGGAAGATAGGGAGACTACTACAATGGCTGGATCTGCTCCCGATTGTCCTTCTTGTATTTCCAGCTCTATATCACGTCAAGACAAAGGTCGCAGAGGCTTGGCTGTGGGGAGATTAAGGCCTGATATCGTTCTTTATGGAGAAGAACATCCGCACGCAAATTTGGTGGGACCATTAATCATTCACGATTTAAAACTAGGTCCAGATgttcttcttattcttggTACTAGTTTGAGAGTTCACGGGCTCAAGATTATGGTCAAAGAATTCGCACAAGCTGTACATGCTAGAGGAGGAAGCGTCATTTTCGTTAATCAAACAAAGCCACCCGAGAGTCAATGGGGTGACGTGATTGATTATTGGGTAGAATGGGACTGTGACGCATGGGTGctagatttgaaaaagagacGAAGTGATATCTGGCAGCCATACACAAACGTCACACAAAACGCTTCCAGCAAGGACCCAGCCCCTCCCAAACAGCGTAATCCATCTGATAAAATACCACCATACCGTCCACAGTGCAAGAGAGACGACAAGACCAATGCAGTCCATTTCACGTTTAAGATCCTTGACGACCTTCGAAAACTCAAGGATGCCGAAGGAAATGGATCGGCACGGCCGATGTACTGGGTACCTTTTGATCGTAGGCCTTTCAGAGCTTCCACTGGACAAATACCAGAAAACAAACCGATTAAGAAGTCTCGATCGTCAGTACTACCCATTAGAAAAGGTCGGAAATCTCTCCCAGCTTCATCGTCTATCAAAGTTCCCACAGCTTCCACAAGTAGCAAATCCCACAGACGGAAGACTATCCCTGACAGCACACCTGCGAAAACGCGTCCAACTGAACCACATCGCAGTGGTGCTTGGCTAGAGGATTCTCTCTTGAAAATCGTCCGCAGACTTACCAACAACACGCTCTCCGAAGACCTTCTAGAAGACTTGCGCGGCAGAGTACCATTTGAACAACTTGCTGAAAATGTACCAGGGAACAGCATTGGATACAAGAGATCTTTTTCAGATGTTGGCATA
This genomic interval carries:
- the Bchst3 gene encoding Bchst3, with protein sequence MPTINVLPTSAAELQEIADILAKSRKVVVVTGAGISTNVGIPDFRSEHGLYSMIQAQYDAALENPPWEINDYDIDDRPKKKRRVTERYYYELVTADGVRVELPPEESSELPSQQPSEQSSEQSSQQCSQSPSKEPSAQPETPALAPSRRSSRRHIPLVRDNLKNESQRSSLVTATIDSNASSTNDNSINKSAILPPKRQTRNASSVQDNPIKESPKPSSQGQPAHNLHDSLSQATPISKSHMLPPKRQASRSRTSLLAQDGIKIESPKPNIKGKSSKLRAIRACDRCRVRKIKCGDIRPSCEPCAKSKVECITTENPSRRVSQIEDTKLHGELNPSMEMELDSEGSNTEENASQQLLQESSEYSSQYSSENSRLPQDLESIDNNKQKRTRRSLRISSPLPIAKEESSNATRISSDSSLSNSLRRESSLRSTIQASTTNQESIHSQSRTLQRSSSLIPSVASSIIESKTSRQSMRSRADSLPPPLTEQSSSLPRKTSRRNTPALELSNSKLSSTTNTESVSTTSSATPSVSSSDCSSNNNNNNNSKRNLLSEVSSVTTASEFEEPPSQSSQSSSRTLPNLKGKDLFDSVIWSDPFSTSIFYMFISNFRRRIYNDVKSTTTTHQFIRSLRDNGRLVRNYTQNIDCLEEREGLTTDLELGAGDRTRFQTKIQGKSLTAGTDERGGKETPPATGVECVLLHGSLRKLRCGVCSKLTSWDEEDRETTTMAGSAPDCPSCISSSISRQDKGRRGLAVGRLRPDIVLYGEEHPHANLVGPLIIHDLKLGPDVLLILGTSLRVHGLKIMVKEFAQAVHARGGSVIFVNQTKPPESQWGDVIDYWVEWDCDAWVLDLKKRRSDIWQPYTNVTQNASSKDPAPPKQRNPSDKIPPYRPQCKRDDKTNAVHFTFKILDDLRKLKDAEGNGSARPMYWVPFDRRPFRASTGQIPENKPIKKSRSSVLPIRKGRKSLPASSSIKVPTASTSSKSHRRKTIPDSTPAKTRPTEPHRSGAWLEDSLLKIVRRLTNNTLSEDLLEDLRGRVPFEQLAENVPGNSIGYKRSFSDVGIDGALEGVGLPNMRGLLDSSISIKGMSLSSLPPTGSPESGRKDLRKGKGKMIDIGERERASSLLGPALEKDQNTIVVQSRQVQAIKHSYGTRSKRNSMEIGSEDIGVSGSGSGNAGDTIVVLNRDRMSIGAVCNDR